CAGTCCGTCGCGCATGACGGCTAGCGCCGGCACGAGCGCCGATGCGCAAATTGACGATGCGAGAACGACTTCCAACAGCGAGTAACCAGCGCGTTTTGGCGCGTTGGTACGCAGCCAAGTGTATCGCGTCTTGCATTGGGCGCCGAACAACATGGAACACGCTCTGGCAAACACAAAATGGAAACATCGGCGGATCTGCGCGACGAGTGCGCAGAAATCCATGAAAGGTTAGCTTCTAGCAGACGAGTGTCCAGGAAACGGACGGACGGCTTGTGTCGGCTGGAACGATTGCGATGGCCAGCATAAGCGCCAGTCCCGTCGTCCGTTCAAAACGCTTCGTTTGAGCCGTGCTGTCGGTCACTGGAGAAAGGCCCGGCCGGTCACCTGGGGAATAGTCACGGTTCGGTTGCGGTCCGGTGCGGTCACCGTGATCGTGTAGGAAGCGAGAGCCTCACCGGTGAATTGGAACTCAACGTCGGTGACGCCCCCGGTGGTAACCGTCACATTTTCGGGTACCGCGTGTATGTCGTCGACGAGCGTCGCAACGCCACTGACCTTCCGGTAAAGAGCATATTGAGTGGCGTTTCCGCCTGAGAATGTGAATCGCAACAAGTGATTGTCACC
Above is a window of Pirellulales bacterium DNA encoding:
- a CDS encoding type II secretion system protein; the protein is MARRGNARRAMTLFELIAVVMIIGLVSVMAATRFSNTTLADIGAQGFSRRVALDCSQARRRAIATGDNHLLRFTFSGGNATQYALYRKVSGVATLVDDIHAVPENVTVTTGGVTDVEFQFTGEALASYTITVTAPDRNRTVTIPQVTGRAFLQ